The Synchiropus splendidus isolate RoL2022-P1 chromosome 1, RoL_Sspl_1.0, whole genome shotgun sequence genome includes a window with the following:
- the ppat gene encoding amidophosphoribosyltransferase — MEFEESGIGEECGVFGCVAAGEWPTQLEVAQVLTLGLVALQHRGQESAGIVTSNGASPPTYTTHKGMGLVSIAFPPEALLKLRNANLGISHTRYSTTGNSELQNCQPFVVDTLHGKIAVAHNGELVNADALRKKVMRHGVGLSTSSDSELITQLLALTPPMEELDSPDWVARIKNLMTETPTSYSLLVMFKDVIYAVRDPYGNRPLCIGRLVPVSKLYSSGAGEDDTEGWVVSSESCSFQSIGAKYYREILPGEIVQISKEGVKSLSIVPRHEDDPSAFCIFEYVYFARPDSIFEGQMVYTVRQRCGRQLAIEAPTDADVVSTVPESATPAALGYALQSGLPYIEVLCKNRYVGRTFIQPNTRLRQLGVAKKFGALTDNFAGKRVVLIDDSIVRGNTISPIIKLLKEAGATEVHIRVASPPIRFPCYMGINIPTKEELIANKPEFQDIAGYIGADSVQYLTVEGLVSAVQKGIASLQKDDLISSSNKSGGRVGHCTACLTGKYPVELEW, encoded by the exons ATGGAGTTCGAGGAGTCCGGTATCGGAGAAGAATGCGGGGTTTTTGGCTGTGTGGCCGCCGGAGAGTGGCCCACGCAGCTGGAGGTGGCTCAGGTCCTGACGCTGGGTCTGGTGGCGCTGCAGCACCG GGGTCAGGAAAGTGCTGGGATTGTGACCAGCAATGGAGCCAGTCCACCAACGTATACAACCCACAAG GGGATGGGGTTAGTGAGCATTGCTTTCCCCCCAGAGGCTCTGCTAAAGCTGCGCAATGCTAACCTTGGTATTAGTCACACACGCTACTCGACCACAGGCAACTCTGAGCTACAGAACTGCCAGCCTTTTGTTGTGGACACTCTTCACGGCAAGATCGCAGTGGCACACAACGGCGAGCTGGTGAACGCTGATGCCCTGCGCAAAAAG GTCATGCGTCACGGCGTTGGACTTTCCACCAGCTCAGACAGTGAGCTCATCACACAGCTGCTGGCCCTCACGCCACCTATGGAGGAGTTGGACTCCCCGGACTGGGTCGCAAG AATCAAGAATTTGATGACTGAGACTCCAACTTCTTACTCGCTGTTGGTGATGTTTAAGGACGTTATCTATGCTGTGCGCGATCCTTACGGAAACCGACCCCTCTGCATTGGACGCCTGGTCCCTGTCTCTAAACTCTACAGCTCAG GTGCAGGAGAGGATGACACGGAGGGGTGGGTGGTCTCATCGGAGTCCTGCAGCTTCCAGTCCATTGGTGCCAA GTATTACCGTGAGATTCTTCCAGGGGAGATCGTCCAGATATCCAAAGAGGGAGTCAAGTCTCTGAGCATCGTCCCCCGTCATGAAGATGACCCTTCGGCCTTCTGCATATTTGAATATGTTTATTTTGCCCGACCTGACTCTATTTTTGAAG GTCAGATGGTTTACACGGTCCGGCAGCGATGCGGGCGACAGCTAGCCATAGAGGCGCCAACAGATGCAGATGTGGTCAGCACTGTGCCGGAGTCCGCCACCCCTGCTGCCCTGGGTTACGCCCTGCAG TCTGGGCTGCCCTACATCGAAGTCCTGTGCAAAAACCGCTACGTCGGCAGAACCTTTATTCAGCCCAACACACGACTGAGGCAGCTGGGCGTGGCCAAGAAGTTCGGCGCTCTGACCGACAACTTCGCTGGGAAGCGAGTGGTTTTAATTGATGACTCCATCGTCAGGGGCAATACCATCTCTCCCATCATTAAACTGCTGAAGGAAGCTGGGGCAACTGAG GTCCACATCCGAGTGGCTTCTCCACCAATCAGGTTCCCATGTTACATGGGTATCAACATTCCCACGAAAGAAGAACTCATCGCTAACAAGCCAGAGTTTCAGGACATCGCAGGGTACATCG GTGCTGACAGCGTCCAGTACTTGACCGTGGAGGGTTTGGTATCGGCGGTCCAAAAGGGAATAGCTTCCCTCCAAAAGGATGACCTGATAAGCTCCAGCAACAAGTCCGGTGGAAGAGTGGGCCACTGTACTGCCTGCCTGACTGGGAAGTACCCAGTGGAGCTGGAGTGGTAG
- the paics gene encoding multifunctional protein ADE2 isoform X1 produces the protein MERSAQTQRGGDMEVLEEKGLLERHWGDKEVLALIAVWDEVGADHTDKSRATYELISERLRRLNIARSWRECQAQCRSLGLESRKSDAEANHNTEENGVIVEDWEEEEEEEEEERASEAEAFSSSARFQMQKGIRSKLHLVASCTPSVSEEGGRHWTDDEVRALLCTWADSQIRERLKGTLRNKSIFQEMARQMHKNFGVLRNWKQCRTKYKNLKYDYKTAKSALAAGGGSAGKYMKFFEEVEAILLDRGLENGSSEMKRRLYNGETTSSRIQTSALKAASSNEVIIEIDDDDDSEDLNIDGDMDTKWRGTGVHSSCSDHYQVVMVSDTGRNWSDQEVRALIEIWSEEQVRSQLESSTRKRDIFMQISSRLLERGIERDWKQCHTKYKNLKYLYRSLQKGKSDETDPRRVMRFYDEVDAIMNRSKNRSPAQQQTTSGALLMMEDYEDTDHIIKAKHFKVENRTSSPDSVSSESLGITVTEEPVSQPSNDHCEDPRHRLRESAQTKKESAATLLHTRGLKRKEVDQDVTVQTPAKRRHNHPNGGDDSRPEFKEEQESIPIIKISSICSVVSPQSSPGRKNCRPPENTMASTSELQTGQKLNEGKTKQIFELVDQPGLVLVQSKDQITAGNAVRKDQMEGKAAIANKTTSCVFKLLQEAGVKTAFVKQHSDTAFIAAHCEMIPIEWVCRRIATGSFLKRNPGVKEGYRFAPLKMEMFFKDDANNDPQWSEEQLLAANFCLAGLNIGQCEVDIMNRSTVAIFEILEKAWATQNCTLVDMKIEFGVNVKTQEIVLADVIDNDSWRLWPAGDRSQQKDKQVYRDLKEVTPEAMQMVKRNFEWVAERVKLLLESEAMGRVVVLMGSTSDMAHCDKIKKSCASYGVPCVLRVTSAHKGPDETLRIKAEYEGDGVPTVFVAVAGRSNGLGPVMSGNTAYPVINCPPLTPDWGAQDVWSSLRMPSGLGCSTIMSPEAAAQFAAQVFGLNNHLVWCKLRAKMLNTWVSLKVADKKLQACSL, from the exons ATGGAGAGGAGCGCACAGACACAAAGAGGAGGGGATATGGAGGTACTGGAGGAAAAAGGATTGCTGGAGAGACACTGGGGGGACAAGGAGGTGCTCGCTCTGATCGCAGTGTGGGATGAGGTGGGAGCCGATCACACGGACAAGAGCAGAGCCACATATGAGCTGATCTCGGAGCGTCTGAGGAGGCTCAATATCgcgcggagctggagagaatGCCAGGCCCAGTGCAGGAGCCTAGGCCTTGAGAGCAGGAAGAGTGATGCAGAAGCAAACCACAACACAGAGGAGAACGGCGTGATCGtggaggactgggaggaggaggaggaggaggaagaggaggagcgagCCAGTGAAGCAGAAGCTTTCTCTTCCTCAGCTAGATTCCAAATGCAGAAAG GAATAAGGAGCAAACTCCACCTGGTTGCATCCTGCACACCCAGCGTGTCTGAGGAAGGAGGGCGTCACTGGACAGACGACGAGGTGCGAGCCCTCCTGTGTACATGGGCTGACAGCCAAATTCGAGAACGTCTGAAAGGAACTTTACGCAACAAGTCCATTTTCCAAGAGATGGCCAGACAGATGCACAAGAACTTCGGCGTGTTGCGGAACTGGAAACAGTGCAGGACGAAGTACAAGAACCTCAAGTACGACTACAAGACGGCCAAGAGCGCCCTAGCTGCCGGCGGAGGCAGTGCAGGGAAATACATGAAATTCTTTGAAGAAGTGGAGGCCATCCTGTTGGACCGTGGCCTGGAAAATGGAAGTTCTGAGATGAAAAGGCGGCTGTACAACGGAGAGACGACCAGCAGCAGGATACAAACGTCAGCACTTAAAGCAGCGTCATCCAATGAAGTCATCATAGAAATTGATGATG ATGACGACAGTGAAGACTTGAACATAGATGGTGACATGGACACGAAATGGAGAGGAACAG GAGTTCATTCGTCCTGTTCCGACCACTACCAAGTGGTCATGGTGTCAGACACGGGCAGAAACTGGAGCGACCAGGAAGTGCGGGCCCTGATCGAGATCTGGTCAGAGGAGCAGGTTCGCTCCCAGCTGGAGAGCTCCACCCGGAAGAGAGACATTTTCATGCAGATCTCCAGCAGGTTGCTGGAGCGTGGCATTGAGCGGGACTGGAAGCAGTGCCACACCAAATACAAGAACCTCAAGTACCTGTACCGCTCGCTCCAGAAAGGGAAATCCGACGAAACCGACCCTAGGCGAGTGATGAGGTTCTACGACGAGGTGGACGCCATCATGAATCGCAGTAAAAACAGATCCCCTGCCCAACAACAGACAACTTCAGGTGCACTCTTGATGATGGAAGACTATGAGGACACTGATCACATCATCAAGGCCAAACATTTCAAAGTAGAAAACAGAACGTCAAGCCCTGACTCCGTCTCATCGGAGAGTCTAGGAATTACAGTCACTGAAGAACCAGTGTCACAACCAAGCAACGACCATTGTGAGGATCCACGCCACAGATTACGAG AATCTGCACAGACTAAAAAAGAAAGTGCAGCAACATTGTTGCATACAAGAGGACTGAAGAGAAAGGAAGTGGATCAAG ATGTCACAGTGCAGACACCGGCGAAGAGACGGCACAACCACCCAAATGGGGGGGACGACAGCAGGCCAGAGTtcaaagaggagcaggagagcaTCCCAATCATAAAGATCAGTTCCATTTGTTCCGTCGTGTCCCCTCAGTCATCACCAGGGAGAAAG AACTGCAGGCCGCCAGAGAACACAATGGCGTCAACTTCAG AGCTGCAAACAGGCCAGAAGCTGAATGAGGGAAAGACCAAGCAGATTTTCGAGCTGGTCGACCAGCCGGGGTTGGTTCTGGTCCAGTCTAAAGACCAAATCACTGCGGGAAATGCGGTCAGGAAGGATCAGATGGAGGGGAAAGCTGCCATCGCCAACAAAACCACGAGCTGCGTCTTCAAACTTCTGCAGGAGGCCG GGGTGAAGACGGCCTTTGTGAAGCAGCACTCGGACACAGCCTTCATCGCCGCCCACTGCGAGATGATTCCCATCGAGTGGGTTTGCCGTCGAATCGCCACCGGCTCCTTCCTGAAGAGGAACCCCGGTGTCAAAGAGGGCTACCGCTTTGCACCCCTGAAGATGGAGATGTTCTTTAAG GATGATGCCAATAACGATCCCCAGTGGTCAGAAGAGCAACTGCTGGCTGCCAATTTCTGCCTGGCTGGGCTCAACATTGGTCAGTGCGAGGTGGACATCATGAACCGCAGCACCGTGGCCATCTTTGAAATTCTGGAAAAGGCCTGGGCCACTCAGAACTGCACACTGGTGGACATGAag ATTGAGTTCGGTGTCAACGTGAAAACCCAAGAGATCGTTCTGGCCGATGTGATTGACAACGACTCGTGGCGGCTGTGGCCTGCTGGGGACCGAAGCCAGCAAAAAGATAAGCAG GTGTACAGAGACCTCAAAGAGGTTACACCTGAAGCAATGCAGATGGTGAAGAGGAACTTCGAGTGGGTTGCTGAAAGAGTCAAG CTGCTGCTTGAATCCGAGGCGATGGGTCGTGTCGTGGTTCTGATGGGTTCCACGTCTGACATGGCTCACTGTGACAAAATTAAGAAATCCTGCGCCTCCTACGGCGTACCCTGCGTTCTCAGGGTGACCTCGGCGCACAAGGGCCCAGATGAGACGCTGCGCATCAAAGCAGAATATGAAG GTGACGGCGTCCCCACCGTGTTCGTGGCTGTGGCTGGCAGAAGTAACGGCCTTGGACCGGTGATGTCTGGGAATACAGCCTATCCTGTCATCAACTGCCCTCCGCTCACTCCTGACTGGGGCGCACAAGATGTTTGGTCCTCTCTTCGTATGCCGAGCG GTCTGGGCTGCTCAACGATCATGTCCCCCGAGGCAGCGGCACAGTTCGCTGCCCAAGTCTTTGGTCTGAACAATCACCTGGTGTGGTGCAAACTGAGGGCCAAAATGCTCAACACTTGGGTTTCCCTCAAGGTTGCAGACAAGAAGCTGCAGGCCTGCTCACTCTGA
- the paics gene encoding multifunctional protein ADE2 isoform X2, translating into MASTSELQTGQKLNEGKTKQIFELVDQPGLVLVQSKDQITAGNAVRKDQMEGKAAIANKTTSCVFKLLQEAGVKTAFVKQHSDTAFIAAHCEMIPIEWVCRRIATGSFLKRNPGVKEGYRFAPLKMEMFFKDDANNDPQWSEEQLLAANFCLAGLNIGQCEVDIMNRSTVAIFEILEKAWATQNCTLVDMKIEFGVNVKTQEIVLADVIDNDSWRLWPAGDRSQQKDKQVYRDLKEVTPEAMQMVKRNFEWVAERVKLLLESEAMGRVVVLMGSTSDMAHCDKIKKSCASYGVPCVLRVTSAHKGPDETLRIKAEYEGDGVPTVFVAVAGRSNGLGPVMSGNTAYPVINCPPLTPDWGAQDVWSSLRMPSGLGCSTIMSPEAAAQFAAQVFGLNNHLVWCKLRAKMLNTWVSLKVADKKLQACSL; encoded by the exons ATGGCGTCAACTTCAG AGCTGCAAACAGGCCAGAAGCTGAATGAGGGAAAGACCAAGCAGATTTTCGAGCTGGTCGACCAGCCGGGGTTGGTTCTGGTCCAGTCTAAAGACCAAATCACTGCGGGAAATGCGGTCAGGAAGGATCAGATGGAGGGGAAAGCTGCCATCGCCAACAAAACCACGAGCTGCGTCTTCAAACTTCTGCAGGAGGCCG GGGTGAAGACGGCCTTTGTGAAGCAGCACTCGGACACAGCCTTCATCGCCGCCCACTGCGAGATGATTCCCATCGAGTGGGTTTGCCGTCGAATCGCCACCGGCTCCTTCCTGAAGAGGAACCCCGGTGTCAAAGAGGGCTACCGCTTTGCACCCCTGAAGATGGAGATGTTCTTTAAG GATGATGCCAATAACGATCCCCAGTGGTCAGAAGAGCAACTGCTGGCTGCCAATTTCTGCCTGGCTGGGCTCAACATTGGTCAGTGCGAGGTGGACATCATGAACCGCAGCACCGTGGCCATCTTTGAAATTCTGGAAAAGGCCTGGGCCACTCAGAACTGCACACTGGTGGACATGAag ATTGAGTTCGGTGTCAACGTGAAAACCCAAGAGATCGTTCTGGCCGATGTGATTGACAACGACTCGTGGCGGCTGTGGCCTGCTGGGGACCGAAGCCAGCAAAAAGATAAGCAG GTGTACAGAGACCTCAAAGAGGTTACACCTGAAGCAATGCAGATGGTGAAGAGGAACTTCGAGTGGGTTGCTGAAAGAGTCAAG CTGCTGCTTGAATCCGAGGCGATGGGTCGTGTCGTGGTTCTGATGGGTTCCACGTCTGACATGGCTCACTGTGACAAAATTAAGAAATCCTGCGCCTCCTACGGCGTACCCTGCGTTCTCAGGGTGACCTCGGCGCACAAGGGCCCAGATGAGACGCTGCGCATCAAAGCAGAATATGAAG GTGACGGCGTCCCCACCGTGTTCGTGGCTGTGGCTGGCAGAAGTAACGGCCTTGGACCGGTGATGTCTGGGAATACAGCCTATCCTGTCATCAACTGCCCTCCGCTCACTCCTGACTGGGGCGCACAAGATGTTTGGTCCTCTCTTCGTATGCCGAGCG GTCTGGGCTGCTCAACGATCATGTCCCCCGAGGCAGCGGCACAGTTCGCTGCCCAAGTCTTTGGTCTGAACAATCACCTGGTGTGGTGCAAACTGAGGGCCAAAATGCTCAACACTTGGGTTTCCCTCAAGGTTGCAGACAAGAAGCTGCAGGCCTGCTCACTCTGA